Genomic window (Chondrocystis sp. NIES-4102):
TATTGGAGGCAATAATGTCGTCATTCAAAGAAATGATCAAAGCAACATTCAAAATAATTTAGGTTTTGGTTACAATGGGACTCCGAGTGTACAACAATCAGTTCAACAATCCCATAATCAAGCAGCAGCTATTGGTAACAATAATGTAATCCTACAAAATAGCCAACAGAGAAATGTACAACAAAGATTAGGTGTTAATGGTCATCCCCACCCCTATTTTGGTCATTAATTATTCATCGCGCACTCGCACTGGGGATTAAAGATAATTAGTCCCCACAAGGAATGTTCGCCAACAAAAGTTAACCAACAATGTTAGTGTAGCTTTCAAACTCAGATTGAGGTTTAGCAAAAATCATTCTACCTGCGGAAGTTTGCAATGATGATGTCACCACCACTTGTATTTCGCCTCCTACGCGATCGCTTCCTTCTTCCACTACCACCATTGTTCCATCTTCTAAGTAACCAATTCCTTGTTCAGGTTCTTTACCCTGTTTAAGAATTTTCAGTTCTAGATGATCTCCTGGAAGGTAAATAGGACGCAACGAACGCGCTAAATCATTAATATTAAGTATTTCGACTTTTTGCAGGTTAGCAACTTTACTGAGATTATAATCATTGGTTAAAAGTGTCGCACTAAGTTCTTGTGCTAATCGAACCAACTTACTATCCACCGTTTCTATATCGTCGTAATCAGCTTTATTTAGGAGAATGCGATCTGGATATTCCTCCTGCATCTGGTTAAGAATATCTAAACCTCTTCTTCCACGAATTCTTTTTTGTGAGTTACTAGTATCTGCTAGATTTTGTAGTTCTTGCAATACAAATTGGGGAATTAATATTTGTCCTTCTAAAAATCCAGTCTTGAGTAATTCCTCAACTCGTCCATCGATAATACAGCTAGTATCAAGAATTTTAGTCGAAGTCGCTTCCAAAGTACCTTCAGCAACTAACATCGACTCAATACTATTGGGATTAATTAAACGTAGGAAAGTCCGCCCATGAGTATCAGCTAAACCAATACCTAAATAAGAAAACATGACGCTTCCCAATACTGCTACCGTCGGTTTAAAAAAGCTTAATTCTTTAGGAATTGGTAACAAGAACATTGGGGCTAACATCAGATTGGCAACCAATAAACCCATAACTAGTCCGATCGCCCTAGTTATAATTATTTCAATGTTGGTATTACGGACTTGAGTTTCTAAGCGACGATAGGTTGTTTGTACTGCCACGCCTATTCCCAAACCGATAATGGTGGAGAAACCAGCAATTACAAAGCGCAAGGCTTCAATATTGGATACTCCTTCGAGTATATCGTTGG
Coding sequences:
- the ycf81 gene encoding hypothetical protein, which encodes MVDAIIIIICIIAAVNIGFDGLQLLPNDILEGVSNIEALRFVIAGFSTIIGLGIGVAVQTTYRRLETQVRNTNIEIIITRAIGLVMGLLVANLMLAPMFLLPIPKELSFFKPTVAVLGSVMFSYLGIGLADTHGRTFLRLINPNSIESMLVAEGTLEATSTKILDTSCIIDGRVEELLKTGFLEGQILIPQFVLQELQNLADTSNSQKRIRGRRGLDILNQMQEEYPDRILLNKADYDDIETVDSKLVRLAQELSATLLTNDYNLSKVANLQKVEILNINDLARSLRPIYLPGDHLELKILKQGKEPEQGIGYLEDGTMVVVEEGSDRVGGEIQVVVTSSLQTSAGRMIFAKPQSEFESYTNIVG